The Paenibacillus sp. FSL W8-0426 region TGCGCCAAATAAGGTGGCTAGTGCTCTTCTGTCAATAAAGTGGACACTCTCGTTTATGAGGTTTTTTGGTAATACTGTTGCTCGAATTCCAAAGGAGACAGGTAACCCAGTGCACTGTGTGAGCGTTTGCGATTATAAAAGAATTCCAAGTAGCGATATAGTGCTTCATAGGCTTCTGCCTTCGTTTTAAATCTAGGGATGCGATAGATCAGTTCTCGCTTCAATGCGCTGTGAAAGGCTTCAATACAAGCATTGTCATAGCAGTTTCCAGGCCTGCTCATACTCGCTTTCATACCATACTGCTCCAGCTTGCTTCGATACTCTTTGGAAGCATATTGTGCCCCACGGTCAGAGTGGTGGATGAGTCCTTTTGCTGGCATTTTCGCAGCATAGGCCTGGTTTAGCGCATCCATGACGAGATCAGTGGTCATGCGGTCGCTCAATTTCCAACCTACGATTTGCTTGGTATACAGGTCCAAAATGCTGGCTAAATACAGCCTCCCCTGACGACATGGAATGTAGGTAATGTCTGCAACCCATTTTTCGGCCGGTTTTGAAGCTGAGAAGTCTTGCTGAAGCTCATTGGAAGCTATCGGAAACGTATGTCTGGAATCCGTTGTACACACTTTAAACTTAAGCGAAACACAGGAACGAAGTCCGTTTTCGCGCATGATGAAGCCGACCGTACGCTCCGATACGACCCAACCTTCTTTTAAAAGTTCATTGCGAATACGAGGACTACCATACCTCGAATCCGAGTCATGATAGTGCCACAAAATTCGATTCGTAAGGCGTTTCCTCCGCTGATCTCGGTTGGATGGTGCAGCCAAACGCCATTTGTAGTAGCCACTCCGAGACACTTGCAAGACCTTGCACATCTTCTCCACTCGAAAGTCGGAGCGATACTCTTCGATGAATTGGAACCTCAGTTCTTTTCCTTGCTGAAGATGTGCAGCGCCTTTTTTAGAATAGCCAATTCTTCTTTGAGATCTTCAATTTCACGGTCTTTCCGGCGTTGTTCTGCTTCATTGGCCCGTAGTGTTTGTTCGAGATTTCGGATCTTTTCGGGATGATTGACGCTTTCCTGATCGAACTGCCGATACTTGGTCATCCATTGACTCAGCGTACTTTTAGGAATATTTAAATCTTCCGCTACATCGGATAACGTCTTTGTTTGCTCCTGAATGTACTTTACCGTTTGTTTCTTAAATTCTTCATTGTAACGTTGCCGTTGTTCTCCCATGCCGTGGACACCTCTTCTTTCGTTAGGTCTATTATTTCTGTTCCTTAACGATGTGTCCACTTTTTATTCTAGCTGCATAAAGTTCGTTAGCCGTCAAGGAGCATGAAATCCACCATATAAGGTGGCTGGGGTTCGTTAGCGCCGCATCAAAAAGGAGCTAATGTGCCGGGTTGCGGTGACCCGGCACATTAGCTCCGCCCACTTCTCTTCAATCTTCGACCTCAGTTGCTTTTCTCATGCACCGTTGGCTTGCCGAATCATACGGACAATCTCGTCATTTCCCGCTTCAACTGCCCGATCCAGCGGGCTTCCATCGTATGACCTCATCTTGCCTTTGAATCTGACAGGTTGGGTAAAATCTACCTCCCGTTCAAGCAGCAGCCCCACAATCTCTTTGTGTCCAAGCCCGCATGTCATGGCACGCTTGATGCAAAATTTCTTTGGTTTGTGATCGCACATTGGACATTTGGGTATCCTCCCAAAGCTTTAACCTGATTGGTCTTCAAAGTTTCGAACTCTTAGTTGCCAAAGTACTTTTCCGGTCTGCGGTCCTCGAACACAGGAATGCGCCCACGCACTTCATCCACCAGCGAAGGCCGGATCAATCCGGTCACGATCTCTTCCTCTTCCCCGCCTTCGG contains the following coding sequences:
- a CDS encoding IS3 family transposase, whose amino-acid sequence is MGYSKKGAAHLQQGKELRFQFIEEYRSDFRVEKMCKVLQVSRSGYYKWRLAAPSNRDQRRKRLTNRILWHYHDSDSRYGSPRIRNELLKEGWVVSERTVGFIMRENGLRSCVSLKFKVCTTDSRHTFPIASNELQQDFSASKPAEKWVADITYIPCRQGRLYLASILDLYTKQIVGWKLSDRMTTDLVMDALNQAYAAKMPAKGLIHHSDRGAQYASKEYRSKLEQYGMKASMSRPGNCYDNACIEAFHSALKRELIYRIPRFKTKAEAYEALYRYLEFFYNRKRSHSALGYLSPLEFEQQYYQKTS
- a CDS encoding transposase, giving the protein MGEQRQRYNEEFKKQTVKYIQEQTKTLSDVAEDLNIPKSTLSQWMTKYRQFDQESVNHPEKIRNLEQTLRANEAEQRRKDREIEDLKEELAILKKALHIFSKEKN